The following DNA comes from Hordeum vulgare subsp. vulgare chromosome 3H, MorexV3_pseudomolecules_assembly, whole genome shotgun sequence.
acgtatttcaatctcgttaccggcaagtctctttactcgttccgtaatacaagatctcgtggctaactctttagtcacattgcttgcaaggcttgtttgtgatgttgtattaccgagtgggcctccagatacctctttgtcatacggagtgataaatcccaccctttatccatgctaactcaacggacaccttcggagatacctgtagagcaccattatagtcacccaataatgctacgacgtttgatacacacaagtcattcctccagtgtcagtaagttatatgatctcatggtcataggaatgtatactagacatgcagaaaacaatagcaacaaaatgaaatgatcatatgctatgtttatagtttgggtcttgttcatcacatcattctcatgatgtgatcccgtcatcaagtgacaacacttgtctatggctaggaaaccttaaccagtgGCGGTGCCAGAACAATAAACGTGTGATGTCAACTATAATTCCTCTCGAAATCTTATAGTATTTCTGAATTTATGGATAAATTATACTTGTATATTTAGAAGGTTTTGATCAAAAGTTGTGTAGTCAATTGACTACACAGCCATAGTATGGCTTCGCCActcaccttaaccatccttgatcgacgagctagtcaactaaaggcttactagggacagtattttgtctatgtatccacacatgtatttttgtttccattcaatacaactatagcacggataataaatgatatcttgaaacaggaaatataataataactaatttattattacctctaaagcatatttccaacaattctcAACTATTAGTGTAGTCTTCATACCGGAAGCTCCTATTTAGTGCGTAACACGCTCGCACGTGAGCCAACGAGCAGCCTCTCACCTTCCCTCTGCCCTATTGAGTCGGCGTATAAGCACGCATGGACGAGTGGACGACCCAAgtttttctatttcattttttTTCCGTTTGTTTTTTCGCTGTTCTCCTTGTTCCTTCCCTAAACAGTTTGTATTTTTAAAAGTACTAAATTTCTATAAAATGTGAATAAATGGATTTGTTTTTCCAgaaatcataaaatgttcatGGTTTAGAAAAATGTTGGTGGATTTGAACATTTTTTCATGAATTCCAGAAATGTTAATGAATTAAATAAGTTCattgattcaaaaaatattcatgatttacAAAATATTTCTATCTTCAAAAAAGGCTTGCAATTTCAAAAAATCTTCATGAATTTGGGAaatgttcaaaaatattcaaaACAATGTTTGGAGTTTTAAAAAACCAATAAACTAAAATTTATTTACTAAttcaaaaaatatattcatgaattCATATATTTTAGATCGAAAATCAAAATGTTTCTGAATTTGAAAAACAAAATTGCCTATACAAATAACTTGGTTTCCAGTTCTaaaaaatgtacacattttcagaAAATATTcgtgaatttaaaaaatgtttacaaTTTCAGAATATGATGAATTTTTTTTAGTTTGATGTACAAAATTCAATTCACAAAATATGTACCTGGATTTGGAAAAACGATTCACCAATTTGAAAAAGgtttatgatttttttaaatgtcaaaaatatgatgaacattgtttgaaatcaatgaacaaattttgaattcaaaaaacGTTCATTCTTTTTTGAAATATGTTCAccgatttgaaaaaatgttttcaGATTTCAGAAAAATGCCTATGATATTTGGAATAGAAAAGACATGAAAACATAattattgaaaaataaaatagaaaagaacgGGCGTTGCTACAAATCAGCCTTAAGAAATCATCCATCTGTTGAGCCGTTCGATCTGCGTACAAGTGTCCGCCGGATCATAGCACCGCCATAGGAACAACACAACACGACAGTTCAGTGCAACGCCGTTGTAGGCCGCGTGGTGCTCCAATGCAGCACCGACAGGATCCGTCAAGCCCCATGGCAACTCCGGACAAACTTCATTGCAGCCGGTGGAGTTCCAACGCAGCACCGATGCTCCGGCGAAGCTCCATTACAACTTCAACGGAGCTTCAATGCAGCACAGACGCGTCTCGCGAAGCTCCATTGTAATTTCTACGAAGCTTCAACGCTGCAAGGCGTGTCCGACGGAGCTCCATTGCAACGTCGACGAGTCTTCATTGCAGTGTCGGCTATGCTTCCGGCGGCCCAACATTGCAGCACAGCAAGAGCTGCACCACAGCTCCGAGAGCCACCGACAAACACGGCATCCCAGCACCGGTGCCGTATGCAGATTCGCGAGTACCGCGACCACTTTGTTTGCCGCGGCGCCACATCCTCGAGTGGCAGCAGCGACAATTGACGTCGCAGCTCCTCCCGACGACGGTGTGGTCGGCGTAACATGCGCATGCCATAGGGCACCAGGCGAGCAGCCCTCCACCCGATTCCTCAACTCCGATAGTGGATCCTCTTGTGTAGCAGCTCACAGATGAGAGAAAAGTGAATTGGAAAAAGAGAAACGAGTAGAGGAGAAGAGATAAGGCGGGATAAGAGCAGAGAGCGGTGGGTGGACCACATGGGACACGTGGCGTGTGGAGGCGACGGTTTACGTGCGAGAGAAATCAATCGGTTGATTTAGACGATTTCCCGAAAAGAAAACATAAGTTAAAAGTAAAAAGGGAAAGTAGAAAAGCACGAAACGaagggaaaaatgaaaggaaataaCGAAAAATggtaaaagaagaaaaaaaatcggtTCGGATAAGTTCTAGAATCTTCGCAAAACCGTAATGGAGCTAGTTTTGGTCGGCCCAAATTCTGTACGTAGCGGGTGCGGGGCGCGCCAGGCCGCTCGCTGGTTGTGCGCGCCAAATAGGCGACCGCCTACCACCGGGCCATTTTCCCTTTCTGAATCCAGTAATTTCAGTTTGACTCTAGGAATATAGGTCCTGCAGTGTCCAGTGTGGCAAAGCCAGTATGCCATCCTGTCTAGCTGGAAAAGAAGCAACCATACTCTTGATGGTTTGTTTGTTAGGTTGACCAACTGCTCACCAACACAAGCTCTCGGGCATGTCCTCGTCAGTCAAACCCAAGTAGACAGGCAGTCCACCTGATTCAGCTGAAGCTTAGCACAAGAACGGAAGAACCAAACATGCTGCTCCAGCACCTACCTCACCGAAATATTGTCGCAAAATAAAAACCAGGAATCCATGCATCCTTTATGATTGTAACGTGTAGGGTATATAAGGAAACACCCTATCAATCACACATAGCAATCTCTGTCTCCCAATCCTGACAACACATCCAGATCTTCCAGAGAAGTTTTGGCAACCAAAGCATGGCAGCTGCATCTTCTCGTGCCAACTTCCTCCTGACCTTGGTCCTGCTGCAGGCTCTGTGGGACTCGGCCGCGCCGGCCTGCTCCATCGACGCCATCTACAGCTTCGGGGACTCCATCGCCGACACCGGCAACCTCCTGCGAGAGGGCCCCGTGGGCTTCTTCTCCTCCATCGGCAGCTACCCCTACGGCCAGACGTACCGGAAGCCCACCGGCCGCTGCTCCGACGGCCTCCTCATCATCGACTACTTCGGTGAGCCAAGCTTCTCGCCTTGCCTTGGGAGACAGACAGAGGTAGCCTCATTCATGCTCTGCGTGACGAGACGATTTTTCTCTGGCGCGCGCAGCGATGGCGCTTAACCTGCCGCTGGTCAACCCGTACCTGGACAAGAGCGCAGACTTCAGCGGCGGCGTCAACTTCGCGGTGGCCGGCGCGACGGCGCTGGACCGCACGTACCTCCTGCAGAACGCGATTATCATGCCGCCGGGGAACACGCCGCTCAGCTCCCAGCTCGACTGGTTCAAGTCGCACCTCAACGAGACGTGCCAGGAAGGTGAGCAGGCCACCATATCAAACCAGAAACAGGGGTTTGCTCTGCTCTGCTTACTCCTGCTCTGTCACTCACCCTGTTCATAGATTGTGCGAAGAAGCTGGCCGGGGCCTTGTTCTTGGTCGGGGAGATCGGCGGGAACGACTACAACTACGCGTTCTTTCAGAAGAGGTCCATTGAGGCCGTCAAGGCGTACGTGCCACTGgtcgtgaagagcatcatggacgtCGCAAAGGCAAGGGGCTATTAACTAACCAGATGTTAGGGTTCGTTGAGCAGACCCAACACCCTAAGAAAGGTGAATTAACTGGAGTAATAATTAATCGGTCCCATCTGACCTGTACGGGCATTTGCATTTCATTGCTTATAATCAGGAGGTGATCGAGCTGGGGGCGACCCAGATCATCATCCCGGGGAACTTCCCGATCGGGTGCTCGCCgagctacctctccctcttctccgTCGCCGGCTCCACGGACCACGACGAGCGGGGCTGCCTCAACAGCTACAACGCCTTCGCCGCCTACCACAACGAGCAACTCCAGGCGGCCATCGTCAACCTCCGGAAGGTCAACTCCGACGTCTCCATCGTCTACGCCGACTACTACGGCGCCTTcctccacctcctcgaccacgcCTCCGTCCTAGGTAATAAACCAAAGTacccaaaaaattcagaaacctcAACTAGAGCAGCTGAGAGCTGACCTGCATGGCGTGTGTGCCGCCTTGTGTTTCCTTTATGGCAGGGTTCGACGAGGGGTCGCTGCTCAAGGCGTGCTGCGGCGCGGGCGGGGAGTACAACTTCGACATGGACATGATGTGCGGCGGGCTGGGGGCGAACACCTGCGCGGACCCGGCCCGTCACGTGAGCTGGGACGGCATCCACCTCACCCAGCAGGCCTACAGGGCCATGGCGCTGTCGATCCTCATGGAAGGCTTCAGCCAGCCTGCCGAAAGCGTGCAGGCCATATGGAGCTGCTGATGAGAAGGGAGTTCACGCACGTTGTTCTAGCACAATTAGTCTAGCGTCGTCATCGATGGGTTGCGTTCCCTCGGTTTGCTTGCGGCTTGTAAATCTCAACTCCAATTTCAATTACAATAACTAGTCATCAAACCCGTGCACCTGCACGGGCTAGCATAACTTTAATTCGAATGTATGGCATACTTTATGATAATTTTTTACTGATTAATGTTAAACATTTTGTAGTCAGATATATATAGGGAAACAAAATTGACCTAAATAATTGTATTATTTGCACACATACACTTTCCAAACTATTGATGTGTCACAAATATGTGGTATTCATGTTGTGCTTGCGCGAAAACCTCAATTTTACATAAATATGTAAAACATTAATCCATTGAATATACGATGTGTTTGTGTTTTTCCTTGGTAAATATAGAGTTTGGTCTTTTTTTTGTTATCTAATATATGTCTCGccataaatatttttaaaaacttttaGGTCTTATGATTTTTAGGTATTGATTTAGGGAAACTCTGTCGTCCCACCTACTGATCAGCGTTACTCATCCGCCGCCTCTTGGTCCGTTGATCGTTATCTGATCTAACGGCTGAAATTGTTCCCGTGGCCGGCGGGTCCGTGACCGAGCCGTGTGTTGGTTATTTCAGCTGTGCGAATAAGGTAGATATAGGTTCAGTTAAGATCAGTAGGTTTAGCAGCTTCCATTTCTTCAGAGAGCTGCGATAGTCGTTTTTTTTTTCCAGTCTTCTTAGCTTTCCCTTTCGTCAGCGCACGAGGGCACGATCTGTGTGTGCTCCGTGCGATTAGGGAGGCAGCACGACCCAGCCCGTGGGATGGCGCGGGGCACGACTGGGTTGTTGCGAGCTTCGCGGCAACGTCCGTTTGATTCACTGAATAAGAGGATCAGGAAAACAGAAAAGCAGCAAGTTGTTCGCTGCGCAAAACACTGTCTCTGCACTTTGGTTTTCGTTGGTTCAgtgagc
Coding sequences within:
- the LOC123443063 gene encoding acetylajmalan esterase-like, whose protein sequence is MAAASSRANFLLTLVLLQALWDSAAPACSIDAIYSFGDSIADTGNLLREGPVGFFSSIGSYPYGQTYRKPTGRCSDGLLIIDYFAMALNLPLVNPYLDKSADFSGGVNFAVAGATALDRTYLLQNAIIMPPGNTPLSSQLDWFKSHLNETCQEDCAKKLAGALFLVGEIGGNDYNYAFFQKRSIEAVKAYVPLVVKSIMDVAKEVIELGATQIIIPGNFPIGCSPSYLSLFSVAGSTDHDERGCLNSYNAFAAYHNEQLQAAIVNLRKVNSDVSIVYADYYGAFLHLLDHASVLGFDEGSLLKACCGAGGEYNFDMDMMCGGLGANTCADPARHVSWDGIHLTQQAYRAMALSILMEGFSQPAESVQAIWSC